The Epinephelus lanceolatus isolate andai-2023 chromosome 13, ASM4190304v1, whole genome shotgun sequence genomic interval ATATCAACAATTAAGAATGCATCTTTAACAAGAGGTCTGGTAGATAGAATCGGTTTCACAATACTGGCTCTTCATTCCCTCAGAGTCCGTCTTTTTGCACTATTTTACAGTATGATACCCATTCAACTTGGCAAAACCCAGATTGTTTAGCAAATTAATGTAAAAATCACACTGATGCATACAGATTCATACATTTACactcattttgaagccttgttTAAAGTGAACACCAGTCACAGcgagaaaagaaaagcaaacaacATACACTGGCCACAAGAATAAACCAAACTTGTGTCTTTTTCCTCAAACTGAAATCATGCTTTTCTTTCCATCTGGGCCAGGCACGTCTGaagaactaaactaaacttgtTGTAGGCACCAGTATTTCCCCTTATTGAGTCAggaaaatgaaacacaaatcttattttttgcCCTTGGGGCTCATGGTAGCTTAGTCCTAAGCTGTTTTGTGCTTACAAGCCAACTGACGTTGACTGTCAAACTCATATGGCAAAGTGAGTCTGTAGGCTACAGTCCAGTGCAGCACGTACAGGCGGGGCCCCTGCATCTGGGGCTATGGGCTTTCTCCAAGTCATTATAACAACACTATCATCTGCAAGCCAGTCACAGAGCTTCTATATCATAACACCCACTGACATTTCTCCTTTGAGCCAACAGCAGCTGGCTATTTTCTTTTAGAAATTCCAATGGTTGAGAAACGGCAGCCATTCTTTACGCAGCGCCATCAGATAATACAATGCAGACTGGATGGCAGGTCAATGCATTTTCACAGTCCTCTGCACCATCTATCAGGTATAAGCTCATTCTGCAGCCACATTATCATAAACAATCTGGATGTTATGCTGTCCTCAGGGAAAACCTGGGGAGTGAAATATTAGTGGGTGATGGTGGGGTTGATTTGATTCTGGCATTATACAGGTGATTAGAGATGGAATTTGCAGGGGAGTGGGAGGGGTGGTAATTATGGCTAGTAATCGTCGTTTATGCCCTGCAGCATCTAAACCGTATTAGTTTGTGGAAAGCCTGCTTGAAGTCCTCGTTGGACATGGTGTAAATAATGGGGTTGATTAAAGAGTTGAGGTAACCCAGCCAGgtgaaaatgtcaaataacTCCGGGTGGAAGCAGGACTCGCAGACAGGCACTAGAAGAGTGTAAATGAAAAACGGGAGCCAGCATATGATGTAGGCTCCCAGGATTATTCCCAAAGTTTTGGTCGCCTTCCTCTCTCTGGCGGCGGAGATCCGCTTCTTCTCCAGCAGCGCGTCGgacacagtgactttgacttgGTTCACGTTCGCGGACGAGGTAGTGTCACAGGAAGAGGTGTCGTTAGTCCCGTAGTTGAGGGAGGTTGTGGACGCCACCGAGCCGGGGGAGTTGGTGATCAGGTGCGCCGAGGTGAGTCTCTTCCCCGGCTTGTTGTGGGACTGCTTCAGGATGCGCTTTCGGGCTTCCACATAAATCCTCCCGTACAGGGCGATGAGCAGCAGCGTGGGGATGTAGAAAGCGCCGAAGGTGGAGTAGATGGTGTAGAAAATGTGGTCGGTGTTCACGTTGCAGCTCGTCACCTCCTCTGCTTTCACCTGGCGCCAGAAGAAAGGCGGCAGGGAGATGGAGATGGCGATCACCCAGGCGGTGGCGATCATCCCGGCTGCGCGCCCCATCGTGCGCTTCTTGGAGTACTCCACCGCGTCCGTGATGGCCCAGTAGCGGTCCAGCGCAATTACGCACAGGTGCAGTATGGACGCAGTGCAACACGTTATATCCGAGGACAGCCAGATGTCACACACCACCTGCCCGAGTGTCCAGGTTTGGCTGACCGTGTACAGCGCGCTGATGGGCATCACCAAAATGGACACCAGCAGGTCCGTGACTGCCAGGGATGCGATCAGAAAGTTTGCCGGCGTGTGTAATTTGCGGGATTGGTAAATTGTGGCGATGACGAACGCGTTTGAGAGCGTGGTGGCCAAAGTTATGAGGGCTAAGGTCACGGCTAGACCCGCTTGGAAAGCCACACTAGtgtccttctcctcttctttcgACGTGAAATTGGCATGGGTGTAGTTGGTGGAGATGTTCAACAGCTCTCCGTAGATGACAGGCGTTGGTTTGAGCTCACTGGCATTCTCCATCCCTCCACCTTTCCCTCGTCAGATCCCCCTGTCATTGAGCTCAAAGGAAAGCCTGGAGATCACCCCGAAATTACTCAAATATTCATCCATCGCGCGCGTTTCTCGTCTTTTGTAAAGCCAGAATAAAAGCGGCTCCATGTCCAGCAGaagcgcagcagcagcagcagttatcCAACAATCAGACGACAAGTGCTGCCACAAAGACACatttctgcctcctcctcttcattttattcacttcacctgcagCATTTTATACTCTTTCATCAACTTAAATAATATCcaagaaataaaaattaaaatggcaCACAGAGCGGCCTCTCTATCATCCACAGATGTGTTTCTGTGATATAAAAATCATTTCCCACATCATCCAGTGTCAAagggaaaaatgaaaatactttgTTGTCTCTATTAGCTGGTTTTTAATCCGTTCAGTGTCTCCTCACAAGTTCAGAGCTGCTGAAGTCTGACTCCTggttttatactgccaatgcagGGCAGAGttatctctctccctccctccctcccccccccctctctctctctctctctctctctctctctctctctctctctctctctctctgacatgGTAAAAGgactcctgttttttttttttttttttcatgtgactGATTTTTAAAGCTTATACCAATACTGAGATCTGTCGATAAATTGgccagtttttttctttttatcatgaCTCAAACTCTCCCTTTTAATCAAACCTTTGATTTGATGATAATGAACTGTGGCAAAGATAAAGTGACTGGGACATTtcacaatatgcaaataatCTTGTCAGAGCCCTCTAGTGGACAAACCATGCCATTCAGTTCATTTAGTCTTATGGCTTTCAGTCACATCACATGATCTTCATTAAAGGTGCTATTGATTACATTTGCCACTAGATGAcacaccctccctccctccctccttacATTGCAccgcaacacattctcactccgacctcgtcacatattgacgtttaaTCATGGaatttccacgtccacatacaacgtgcaaggtaccctgggtgcattggttgttgacgttctgggacaccgtgtcatgttctgcctgttacatgcattcaAAATACTCTTGGTACTTTGGCGCACCaacatggttgggtttgggcaacaaaaaaagaacagggtttggctttagaatcttatgggacttCTTATGggacgcgaacaccgctctgtgaaggtgaaagtcagtgtttgttggacccatccaccactccatCCCAGtcagacttttgccgccttaactttcatccatgtcccgccacgtttccccctgatgtcgccaggcgccattaaactataatggcaaatggccatgtatcatgctgacattaaaggacgccttttttgttggtttctgacgccatgAGTccctgcccaagcaccagattttgacgacttcagagtgagaccgagCTGTACACTGATGTCACCACATCTCTGTTGCTCAAAGAACAAGTGGTTGCGAGTTAATTGCACTATCTGCATATTTCATGGGCAGGGCTGGTCCTGGACTTTTAGGGGCCCTAAGTACAATTTGGTTTGTGGGCCCCCCCTCATTGTAACATGTCCACATGGCACTGAACTGAA includes:
- the LOC117270364 gene encoding 5-hydroxytryptamine receptor 1B-like; protein product: MENASELKPTPVIYGELLNISTNYTHANFTSKEEEKDTSVAFQAGLAVTLALITLATTLSNAFVIATIYQSRKLHTPANFLIASLAVTDLLVSILVMPISALYTVSQTWTLGQVVCDIWLSSDITCCTASILHLCVIALDRYWAITDAVEYSKKRTMGRAAGMIATAWVIAISISLPPFFWRQVKAEEVTSCNVNTDHIFYTIYSTFGAFYIPTLLLIALYGRIYVEARKRILKQSHNKPGKRLTSAHLITNSPGSVASTTSLNYGTNDTSSCDTTSSANVNQVKVTVSDALLEKKRISAARERKATKTLGIILGAYIICWLPFFIYTLLVPVCESCFHPELFDIFTWLGYLNSLINPIIYTMSNEDFKQAFHKLIRFRCCRA